One window of Oryza brachyantha chromosome 12, ObraRS2, whole genome shotgun sequence genomic DNA carries:
- the LOC102710648 gene encoding uncharacterized protein LOC102710648 isoform X1 produces MQATGSVSWVAHASVLGGGGGGCRVVRRPSWDGGRLTGFGVVRCCVQEKKPRVRKTKEERREMVESFVNTYRVSNDGKFPSVNLTHKEVGGSYYIVREIVRDIIQENRVLGPGGLNAKALSFEDCPDTVESPVTHELGQESVEIVDMLDDDQADKGTAMDSQEVGSSQNNGHLFEAAVLNSSVQNGNVEETTCLETNSEKQDEVPCGQAIEIDPRSSEKQSPSFSHTPHSENEIEMDSTVDAHETTSSFTTGVISFSEHSAVSMNGSLVQDHGTLSDDYHGAATDNAADEADSFLQTNGVLQANQTLLQEHETRSESVMGNDVQTVDGQLNSTPDAFNSNTSYPETEHTAKSIEVSEVKSLQDECEQSTTVANADEEENAESVVSHSELDTKVPSHIKGKNLEEDSSELKQSVSVMTKEEDDSKPEHGDSTTTAISRHALCLLTLRCMLTVYNFLHASQMATSYLENWEGAGEERDQPILANH; encoded by the exons ATGCAGGCTACCGGGAGCGTCTCTTGGGTGGCGCACGCGTCcgtcctcggcggcggaggcggcggctgccgggTGGTGCGGCGGCCGTCGTGGGACGGCGGTAGGCTGACGGGGTTTGGGGTGGTGCGGTGCTGCGTGCAGGAGAAGAAGCCCCGGGTGAGGAAGAccaaggaggagaggagggagatggtGGAGTCCTTCGTCAACAC TTATCGGGTTTCAAATGATGGAAAATTCCCTTCAGTGAATCTCACACATAAGGAAGTTGGAGGATCCTACTACATAGTTCGTGAAATTGTGAGAGATATCATCCAAGAAAACAGGGTTCTGGGTCCGGGTGGCTTGAATGCCAAGGCTCTGAGTTTTGAAGACTGCCCTGATACTGTGGAGTCACCTGTTACACATGAACTGGGCCAAGAAAGTGTTGAGATAGTAGATATGTTGGATGACGACCAAGCTGACAAGGGTACTGCAATGGACAGTCAGGAGGTTGGGTCATCTCAAAACAATGGTCATCTCTTCGAGGCTGCTGTACTGAATAGTTCAGTTCAAAATGGGAACGTAGAAGAGACAACATGCTTAGAGACAAACAGTGAGAAACAAGATGAAGTTCCATGCGGGCAAGCGATAGAAATTGACCCCCGTAGTTCTGAAAAACAATCTCCTTCCTTTTCTCATACTCCTCATTCAGAAAATGAAATTGAGATGGACAGTACAGTGGATGCTCATGAGACCACCAGTAGTTTTACTACTGGAGTTATTTCTTTCTCAGAACACAGTGCCGTTTCTATGAATGGGTCACTTGTACAAGATCATGGGACATTATCTGATGATTATCATGGTGCCGCAACTGATAATGCTGCCGATGAAGCTGATAGTTTCTTACAAACTAATGGAGTTCTTCAAGCAAATCAGACCCTTTTGCAGGAGCATGAGACAAGATCTGAAAGTGTCATGGGCAATGATGTTCAAACTGTTGATGGCCAACTCAATTCTACACCGGATGCTTTCAACTCAAATACAAGTTATCCAGAAACAGAACACACAGCCAAGTCCATTGAAGTGTCTGAAGTAAAGAGTTTGCAAGATGAGTGTGAGCAATCAACAACTGTTGCAAATGCTGATGAGGAAGAAAATGCAGAAAGTGTTGTTTCTCATTCAGAATTGGATACAAAG GTGCCGTCACACATCAAAGGCAAAAACTTGGAGGAAGATAGCAGTGAACTCAAGCAATCTGTATCTGTCATGACAAAGGAAGAGGATGACAGCAAGCCTGAACACGGAGACAGCACCACAACTGCGATCAGCAGGCATGCACTTTGCCTTCTAACTTTGCGTTGCATGCTTActgtttataattttcttcatGCGTCGCAAATGGCCACTTCATATTTG GAAAACTGGGAAGGTGCAGGCGAAGAAAGAGACCAACCTATTTTGGCTAATCATTAG
- the LOC102710648 gene encoding uncharacterized protein LOC102710648 isoform X2, with amino-acid sequence MQATGSVSWVAHASVLGGGGGGCRVVRRPSWDGGRLTGFGVVRCCVQEKKPRVRKTKEERREMVESFVNTYRVSNDGKFPSVNLTHKEVGGSYYIVREIVRDIIQENRVLGPGGLNAKALSFEDCPDTVESPVTHELGQESVEIVDMLDDDQADKGTAMDSQEVGSSQNNGHLFEAAVLNSSVQNGNVEETTCLETNSEKQDEVPCGQAIEIDPRSSEKQSPSFSHTPHSENEIEMDSTVDAHETTSSFTTGVISFSEHSAVSMNGSLVQDHGTLSDDYHGAATDNAADEADSFLQTNGVLQANQTLLQEHETRSESVMGNDVQTVDGQLNSTPDAFNSNTSYPETEHTAKSIEVSEVKSLQDECEQSTTVANADEEENAESVVSHSELDTKVPSHIKGKNLEEDSSELKQSVSVMTKEEDDSKPEHGDSTTTAISRKTGKVQAKKETNLFWLIIRAFVVAMSKIWAK; translated from the exons ATGCAGGCTACCGGGAGCGTCTCTTGGGTGGCGCACGCGTCcgtcctcggcggcggaggcggcggctgccgggTGGTGCGGCGGCCGTCGTGGGACGGCGGTAGGCTGACGGGGTTTGGGGTGGTGCGGTGCTGCGTGCAGGAGAAGAAGCCCCGGGTGAGGAAGAccaaggaggagaggagggagatggtGGAGTCCTTCGTCAACAC TTATCGGGTTTCAAATGATGGAAAATTCCCTTCAGTGAATCTCACACATAAGGAAGTTGGAGGATCCTACTACATAGTTCGTGAAATTGTGAGAGATATCATCCAAGAAAACAGGGTTCTGGGTCCGGGTGGCTTGAATGCCAAGGCTCTGAGTTTTGAAGACTGCCCTGATACTGTGGAGTCACCTGTTACACATGAACTGGGCCAAGAAAGTGTTGAGATAGTAGATATGTTGGATGACGACCAAGCTGACAAGGGTACTGCAATGGACAGTCAGGAGGTTGGGTCATCTCAAAACAATGGTCATCTCTTCGAGGCTGCTGTACTGAATAGTTCAGTTCAAAATGGGAACGTAGAAGAGACAACATGCTTAGAGACAAACAGTGAGAAACAAGATGAAGTTCCATGCGGGCAAGCGATAGAAATTGACCCCCGTAGTTCTGAAAAACAATCTCCTTCCTTTTCTCATACTCCTCATTCAGAAAATGAAATTGAGATGGACAGTACAGTGGATGCTCATGAGACCACCAGTAGTTTTACTACTGGAGTTATTTCTTTCTCAGAACACAGTGCCGTTTCTATGAATGGGTCACTTGTACAAGATCATGGGACATTATCTGATGATTATCATGGTGCCGCAACTGATAATGCTGCCGATGAAGCTGATAGTTTCTTACAAACTAATGGAGTTCTTCAAGCAAATCAGACCCTTTTGCAGGAGCATGAGACAAGATCTGAAAGTGTCATGGGCAATGATGTTCAAACTGTTGATGGCCAACTCAATTCTACACCGGATGCTTTCAACTCAAATACAAGTTATCCAGAAACAGAACACACAGCCAAGTCCATTGAAGTGTCTGAAGTAAAGAGTTTGCAAGATGAGTGTGAGCAATCAACAACTGTTGCAAATGCTGATGAGGAAGAAAATGCAGAAAGTGTTGTTTCTCATTCAGAATTGGATACAAAG GTGCCGTCACACATCAAAGGCAAAAACTTGGAGGAAGATAGCAGTGAACTCAAGCAATCTGTATCTGTCATGACAAAGGAAGAGGATGACAGCAAGCCTGAACACGGAGACAGCACCACAACTGCGATCAGCAG GAAAACTGGGAAGGTGCAGGCGAAGAAAGAGACCAACCTATTTTGGCTAATCATTAGGGCATTTGTTGTTGCCATGTCCAAGATATGGGCCAAATGA